Proteins encoded in a region of the candidate division WOR-3 bacterium genome:
- a CDS encoding ATP-binding protein — protein sequence MSNLLSSFLNKFTEVSKWKEFLELVSDFLNKENMGIKVKLKGFSFEVPFIYPEYKVIKSKNGIVEIYLKRDPDYDRKRKDLKIFVNFLEKVFKFMVSYNKEVENYNLMNLVLNTLPFPVFIIDTNFNLIFANKKTLSLLKTSSIKTKKYYELAHGGDIPSFCLLEEVLREKRVIKKNYYDWETKRYFEIVHYPVMKNDKVEKIICTLQDITDVLENQKTLEMTSRMVFLGEMVSAFAHEINNPISAISGLSELISIEESIPEKIREYAINIKKAAERSSQIIRSILSFAREGLKDKEKNIFEINESIREILSFMSVFIEKEGIKLEFIPNDDFLYIYGNKNLFQQVILNLLLNSRDAIVEKGEKGNIWIRTYKEGEDIFVEVEDTGKGIPPELKNEIFLPFFTTKRPGKGTGLGLTLVKKIVEDHEGEISFDSQVGKGTVFKIKFKEFEKKPIQVQYREKEFNKKSYRILICDDEKIVLEFLKAGFEALGHKVDIVQNPLNFFDFVNNYKYDFIILDFYMPLKRGDELYEELISKYPEYQDKVSFITGFIADEEIEKKIKKLGVPIYFKPLTYADLPIIISQFEKI from the coding sequence ATGTCAAATTTACTTTCTTCTTTCTTGAATAAATTCACAGAAGTTTCAAAATGGAAAGAATTTCTTGAACTTGTTTCCGATTTTCTAAATAAGGAAAATATGGGTATTAAGGTAAAACTAAAGGGTTTTTCTTTTGAAGTCCCTTTTATATATCCTGAATATAAAGTTATAAAATCAAAAAATGGAATTGTTGAAATATACCTTAAAAGAGATCCTGATTATGATAGGAAAAGAAAAGATTTAAAGATTTTTGTTAATTTTCTTGAGAAAGTTTTTAAATTTATGGTTTCTTATAACAAAGAAGTCGAAAATTATAATTTAATGAATTTAGTTTTAAATACTTTACCTTTTCCTGTATTTATAATTGATACAAACTTTAATTTAATTTTTGCTAATAAAAAAACACTTTCTTTACTTAAAACCTCCTCAATTAAAACAAAAAAATATTATGAGTTGGCACATGGTGGTGATATCCCTTCTTTCTGTTTACTTGAAGAAGTATTAAGGGAAAAAAGGGTTATTAAAAAAAATTATTATGACTGGGAAACAAAGAGATATTTTGAAATTGTTCATTATCCAGTGATGAAAAATGATAAAGTTGAGAAAATAATATGTACCTTACAGGATATAACAGATGTATTAGAAAATCAAAAAACACTTGAAATGACATCAAGGATGGTTTTTCTTGGAGAAATGGTTTCTGCTTTTGCCCATGAAATTAATAATCCCATTTCAGCAATTTCAGGACTTTCTGAATTAATCTCCATCGAAGAGAGTATTCCAGAGAAAATTCGTGAGTATGCAATAAATATTAAAAAAGCAGCAGAGAGAAGTTCTCAAATTATAAGGTCTATATTAAGCTTTGCAAGAGAAGGACTGAAAGATAAAGAGAAGAATATCTTTGAAATAAATGAATCAATAAGGGAAATTTTGAGTTTTATGAGTGTTTTTATAGAAAAGGAAGGTATTAAACTTGAGTTTATTCCTAATGATGATTTTCTGTACATTTATGGAAATAAAAATCTTTTCCAACAGGTAATTTTGAACCTGCTTTTGAATTCAAGGGATGCCATTGTAGAAAAAGGTGAAAAGGGTAATATATGGATAAGAACATATAAAGAAGGTGAAGATATTTTTGTTGAAGTTGAAGATACAGGAAAAGGAATACCACCTGAATTGAAAAATGAAATATTTTTACCCTTTTTTACCACAAAAAGACCAGGGAAAGGTACAGGGCTTGGTCTTACGCTTGTTAAAAAGATAGTTGAGGACCATGAAGGAGAAATTTCCTTTGATTCTCAAGTTGGAAAAGGAACTGTTTTTAAAATCAAGTTTAAAGAATTTGAAAAAAAACCCATTCAGGTTCAGTATCGTGAAAAAGAATTTAATAAAAAATCCTACAGAATACTTATATGTGATGATGAAAAAATTGTTCTGGAATTCTTAAAAGCAGGGTTTGAGGCTTTAGGACATAAGGTTGATATAGTTCAAAATCCTTTGAATTTTTTTGATTTTGTAAATAACTATAAATACGATTTTATTATTCTTGATTTTTATATGCCCTTAAAAAGGGGAGATGAACTTTATGAAGAATTGATAAGTAAATATCCTGAATATCAAGATAAAGTTTCATTTATTACAGGCTTTATAGCAGATGAAGAAATAGAGAAAAAGATTAAAAAACTTGGTGTTCCCATATATTTCAAACCTCTAACCTATGCTGATTTACCTATCATAATCAGTCAGTTTGAGAAAATTTAA
- a CDS encoding slipin family protein gives MIYIYILVLVFFLIASMIRILREYERGVIFRLGKFHAVKGPGLIILIPVIDKMVKVSLRTITMDVPPQDVITKDNVSVKVNAVVYFRVVEPAKAIIEVEDYLYATSQLAQTTLRSVCGQAELDELLAEREKINLRLQQIIDEHTDPWGIKVSMVEVKHIDLPQEMQRAMARQAEAERERRAKIISAEGEFQAAQKLIDAARKIEESPVAIQLRFLQTLTEIATEKASTIVLPIPLDLLKPFLKKE, from the coding sequence ATGATTTACATTTATATTTTAGTTTTAGTTTTTTTTCTTATTGCTTCAATGATAAGAATCTTAAGGGAATATGAAAGGGGAGTTATCTTCAGACTTGGAAAATTTCATGCTGTTAAAGGTCCAGGACTTATAATTTTAATTCCTGTGATTGATAAAATGGTGAAAGTTTCACTTAGAACAATCACCATGGATGTTCCCCCTCAGGATGTCATAACAAAGGATAATGTCTCTGTCAAAGTGAATGCAGTAGTTTACTTTAGGGTTGTTGAACCTGCAAAGGCAATAATTGAAGTTGAGGATTACCTTTATGCAACAAGCCAGTTAGCTCAAACTACTCTAAGAAGTGTGTGTGGTCAGGCAGAGCTTGATGAACTTCTCGCTGAAAGAGAAAAAATAAATTTAAGACTTCAACAGATAATTGATGAACATACAGACCCTTGGGGAATAAAAGTTTCAATGGTTGAAGTAAAGCATATAGATTTACCTCAGGAAATGCAGAGAGCAATGGCAAGACAGGCTGAAGCTGAAAGGGAAAGAAGAGCAAAAATAATCTCTGCTGAAGGAGAATTCCAGGCTGCACAGAAACTTATAGATGCTGCAAGAAAGATAGAAGAAAGCCCTGTTGCAATTCAGCTCAGATTTTTGCAGACCCTTACAGAAATAGCAACAGAAAAGGCATCAACAATTGTGCTCCCAATACCCCTTGACCTTTTAAAACCTTTTTTAAAGAAGGAGTAA
- a CDS encoding C25 family cysteine peptidase, whose protein sequence is MNLVTLLISLVLSINFRDLEEVYGVLPVKKDLPFYMGKIYIGDDYIYEIESFKFTDSLIIKDTFPLFNGPFPLSKDKKILPRIENYPVFDIKIEREGKKSYISLLLYPYKFLNGKIIKYTSFRIYVIKKSPVNIKSIPSFPEKFECILITKKHNFNILKEYVKFREKFGYRILTFDVDSIIENTEGYDDPEKIRNFIKSMYLRHGIEYVFIVGDVNDVPIRYAYENSFWEPGYVPTTLYYADLNGSWDGDKDKIYGERDSDSVDAYPDIIVGWLPTSNPDIILNYIEKLKKIETPEIVEFSGGNFLFAASSIVSSNDGYGPRVLEWIEDNAFTDTQSIYKLYYPDSGSYSGNVWNGDEELNKITLSNNLNTGKYITMIHYDHGAYTLLGAGWLNGQIFNTFTINNLNSQTPFFFLSPSCAIGAFDQESIVEEWLENPLGPLVAIVNTRTGWTSQDYQLLSILQALIKNGAENIGIAWKNAMTGDPYFRKSLTLIGDPLTRIWVKKPESLRVSFKKINEQFVFNVKDRYGSNIKNVRITIYNRNSRIIGYTDETGFVELPLIRNGKIKISAFHPDYYLFYDTLIQNDIEILSIESQENLIKGNNFSLLLKLKNSGDSTLESVSIKAKDVKGLYLSQDSAFIDVINIGEIVNTKFIEGKILSENASFVIEIKSERPNLFKREIVILPVINDSFIIFGAKFKKSIIPETIIDSLILANF, encoded by the coding sequence ATGAACTTAGTGACTTTATTAATAAGTTTAGTTCTCTCTATAAACTTCAGGGATTTAGAAGAGGTTTATGGTGTTCTTCCTGTTAAGAAGGATCTTCCCTTTTATATGGGTAAGATTTATATTGGTGATGATTATATTTATGAAATTGAAAGTTTTAAATTCACTGATTCTTTGATAATCAAAGATACATTCCCTTTGTTCAATGGTCCTTTTCCCCTATCAAAAGATAAAAAAATTCTTCCAAGAATAGAAAATTATCCTGTTTTTGATATAAAGATTGAAAGGGAAGGAAAGAAATCCTATATTTCTCTTTTATTATACCCTTACAAATTTTTAAATGGTAAAATAATAAAATACACTTCTTTTAGAATTTATGTCATTAAAAAATCACCGGTTAATATTAAAAGCATCCCTTCTTTTCCAGAAAAATTTGAGTGTATTTTAATTACAAAAAAACATAACTTTAATATTTTAAAGGAATATGTTAAATTCAGAGAAAAATTTGGTTACAGAATTTTAACTTTTGATGTTGATTCTATTATAGAAAATACTGAAGGTTACGATGATCCTGAAAAAATTAGAAATTTCATAAAATCCATGTATTTAAGACATGGTATTGAATATGTTTTCATAGTCGGCGATGTAAATGATGTTCCAATTAGATATGCTTATGAAAATTCTTTCTGGGAGCCAGGATATGTTCCTACAACCCTTTATTATGCTGACCTGAATGGTTCCTGGGATGGTGACAAAGATAAAATTTATGGTGAAAGAGATTCAGATAGTGTTGATGCATACCCTGATATAATTGTTGGGTGGCTTCCAACTTCAAATCCCGATATTATATTAAATTACATAGAAAAACTAAAAAAAATTGAAACTCCTGAAATTGTAGAGTTTTCGGGTGGGAATTTCCTTTTTGCAGCTTCTTCAATTGTAAGTTCAAATGATGGTTATGGCCCAAGAGTCCTTGAATGGATTGAAGATAACGCGTTTACTGATACTCAGAGTATTTATAAACTTTATTATCCTGATTCTGGGAGTTATTCTGGAAATGTATGGAATGGCGATGAAGAATTAAACAAAATTACCCTCTCAAATAACTTAAATACAGGGAAATATATCACCATGATTCATTATGATCATGGAGCATATACCCTTTTAGGTGCAGGATGGTTGAATGGTCAGATTTTTAATACCTTTACTATAAATAATTTAAATTCTCAAACTCCCTTTTTCTTTTTAAGTCCCTCTTGTGCTATTGGAGCTTTTGATCAGGAAAGTATTGTAGAAGAATGGCTTGAAAATCCCCTTGGTCCTTTAGTTGCTATTGTTAATACAAGAACAGGATGGACTTCCCAGGATTATCAACTACTCTCTATTTTACAGGCACTTATTAAAAATGGAGCTGAAAATATAGGAATTGCCTGGAAAAATGCAATGACAGGAGATCCTTATTTTAGAAAATCTCTTACTCTAATAGGAGACCCATTAACAAGAATATGGGTAAAAAAACCTGAAAGTTTAAGGGTAAGTTTTAAAAAAATTAATGAACAATTTGTTTTTAATGTAAAGGATAGATATGGCTCTAATATAAAAAATGTCAGGATAACAATTTACAACAGGAATTCAAGAATAATAGGTTATACAGATGAAACCGGTTTTGTTGAACTTCCTTTAATAAGAAATGGAAAAATTAAAATTTCAGCCTTTCATCCTGATTATTATCTATTTTATGACACACTTATTCAAAATGATATTGAAATTTTATCAATAGAATCACAGGAAAATCTAATAAAAGGGAATAATTTCTCTTTACTTCTAAAATTGAAAAATTCTGGTGATTCAACCCTTGAATCTGTTTCAATTAAAGCAAAAGATGTAAAGGGTTTATATTTAAGTCAGGATTCAGCTTTTATAGATGTTATAAACATAGGAGAAATTGTAAATACAAAATTCATTGAAGGTAAAATTTTAAGTGAAAATGCTTCCTTTGTTATTGAAATAAAATCAGAAAGACCCAATCTTTTCAAAAGAGAAATCGTAATTTTACCGGTTATAAATGATTCTTTTATTATTTTTGGTGCAAAATTTAAAAAATCTATAATTCCTGAAACCATTATTGATTCCCTTATTTTAGCAAACTTT
- a CDS encoding amidohydrolase family protein, whose amino-acid sequence MILKDNSKEIVIEGKFIKKVIEKGKIEDKEERLIIPGFIDSHTHLIHEGLSSFFPNLYETSSLEEAIQKVLEFHRKDLPFILALNFDESKWKVKKLPTKKDLDKISKDKPVIFRRICGHLAVTNTKGLEKFKNFKGVEKETGIMREFVPLRIFSLLPIPEEIFLNSLEIAIEKAIRNGITTCHEMIGRKGFYYFLKLKEKNKLKIRIRYYAPYNLIKEIEKIGILRGFGDEYFKFCGIKIFTDGSIGSKKAKLSFNYRGDRKMGQMLISKKEFQKILKICEDKNLQLAIHAIGDRAIKNVINWSKEIIKRTDLRHRIEHAEMIDDKSLDEIKEMGFTLSIQPNFIKNWQFEGGMYEERLGKEWIYKMNPIKTIIEKGIKVGFGSDCMPLSPLYGIEGAISHPSEKERIDFYEALKIYSQGSAFLSYDENNLGEIKENYFADIVILKNKKIEKVIIDGEIKFSQTD is encoded by the coding sequence ATGATATTAAAGGATAATTCAAAAGAGATTGTAATTGAGGGGAAATTTATAAAAAAGGTTATTGAAAAAGGAAAAATTGAAGATAAAGAAGAAAGATTAATAATACCAGGATTTATTGATTCACATACCCACTTAATCCATGAAGGTCTTTCTTCTTTTTTTCCTAATTTATACGAAACTTCTTCCCTTGAAGAAGCAATTCAAAAGGTTCTTGAGTTTCATAGAAAAGATTTACCCTTTATTTTAGCACTTAACTTTGATGAATCAAAATGGAAAGTAAAAAAACTTCCAACAAAAAAAGACCTTGATAAAATTTCAAAGGATAAACCCGTTATTTTCAGAAGGATATGCGGACATCTCGCGGTTACCAATACAAAAGGTCTTGAAAAATTTAAGAATTTTAAAGGAGTTGAAAAAGAAACAGGGATAATGAGGGAATTTGTGCCATTAAGGATTTTTTCCTTACTACCAATACCTGAAGAAATCTTTTTAAATTCCCTTGAAATAGCAATTGAAAAGGCAATTAGAAATGGAATTACTACATGCCATGAAATGATAGGAAGAAAAGGATTTTATTATTTTCTTAAATTAAAGGAAAAAAATAAATTAAAAATCAGAATAAGGTATTACGCACCTTACAACTTAATTAAAGAAATTGAGAAAATAGGAATTTTAAGGGGATTCGGAGATGAGTATTTTAAATTCTGTGGAATTAAAATTTTTACTGATGGTTCCATAGGTTCAAAAAAAGCAAAGTTAAGTTTTAATTACAGGGGTGATAGAAAAATGGGTCAGATGTTAATTTCAAAAAAAGAATTTCAAAAAATACTAAAAATATGTGAGGACAAAAACTTACAACTTGCAATCCATGCAATTGGTGATAGAGCTATAAAAAATGTTATCAATTGGAGTAAAGAAATTATTAAAAGAACAGATTTAAGACACAGAATAGAACATGCAGAGATGATTGATGATAAAAGTTTAGATGAAATAAAAGAAATGGGATTTACCCTTTCAATTCAACCCAATTTTATAAAAAACTGGCAGTTTGAAGGGGGAATGTATGAGGAAAGATTGGGTAAAGAGTGGATTTATAAAATGAATCCTATAAAAACAATAATTGAAAAGGGAATAAAAGTTGGATTTGGTTCAGACTGTATGCCCCTTTCACCCCTTTACGGAATTGAAGGTGCTATTAGTCATCCTTCTGAAAAAGAAAGAATTGATTTTTATGAGGCTTTAAAAATTTATTCGCAAGGTAGCGCCTTTTTATCCTATGATGAAAATAACTTAGGTGAAATAAAAGAAAATTACTTTGCTGATATTGTTATTTTAAAGAACAAAAAAATTGAAAAAGTTATAATAGATGGAGAAATTAAATTTTCTCAAACTGACTGA